A genomic region of Arvicola amphibius chromosome X, mArvAmp1.2, whole genome shotgun sequence contains the following coding sequences:
- the LOC119805249 gene encoding 60S ribosomal protein L26-like: MKFNPFVTSDRSKNSKQHCNAPSHIRRKIMSSPLSKELRQKYNVRSMPIRKDEEVQVVRGHYKGQQIGKVVQVYRKKYVIYIERVQREKANGTTVHVGIHPSKVVITRLKLDKDRKKILERKAKSRQVGKEKGKYKEETIEKMQE; this comes from the coding sequence ATGAAGTTCAATCCCTTTGTGACTTCTGACCGGAGCAAGAACAGCAAACAGCATTGCAATGCGCCTTCTCATATTCGGAGGAAGATCATGTCTTCCCCCCTTTCCAAAGAGCTGAGACAGAAGTACAATGTTCGCTCGATGCCCATTCGAAAGGATGAAGAAGTTCAGGTTGTCCGGGGACACTACAAAGGCCAGCAGATTGGCAAAGTGGTCCAGGTGTACAGGAAGAAATACGTCATCTACATTGAACGGGTGCAGAGAGAAAAGGCTAATGGCACAACTGTCCACGTGGGCATCCACCCCAGCAAGGTGGTGATCACCAGGCTAAAGCTGGACAAAGACCGAAAGAAGATTCTGGAAAGGAAAGCCAAGTCTCGACaagtaggaaaggagaagggcaaaTACAAGGAAGAAACAATTGAGAAGATGCAGGAGTAG